Genomic window (Leptospira kanakyensis):
TTCTAGGAGCACTCGCTTTTTTTTCTGTATAAATGGTTCTTTCTTCATCCGAAGATCCAACAGAAATTTTAATTTCTTGGATCCCAGTATCACGTAATAAACGTAAGGTGTAATCTCCTGGAGTTGGGAAATCGAGTGTAACATTTCCTTCTGCATCAGTCTGTGCAAATTTTTTGGTTTCGAAAATCAAAACAGACAAATTCTTCTCGGCGATTTCTTTTTTCGGATTGATTAGTTTTGCGCGAATACTCACAGCAAAAATTGGAGATCCTAAACAAAAAAGAAAAATCCCAAATATGATTCGATTATTTAATTTGAATTTTACTGAGTTCATTGAAGTTTAAATACCATGGGAGGTCTCCCGTTTCTTGTTCGAGGTAAATGAGGGTACAGGGTAGAGGATATCCAAGGAATGGACATTCTGTACGAGTAATCGCGATCGTACAAAAATCTAAATTTCTTTGGATTGGTTTGTTTAAAATGACCAGCGGTGGGTTAGGAATGGGATTACCACATTTTTCTGAGGCAAATTTTGCCGCTGCATAGACTTGGCTCTGTGCATCATCTGTTTCGACACGATCCACAGATGGGCCACAATTAATGAGAAGTCCACTAGCAAATAAAAAAAACAATATTCGAATCTTCATTTGTCACCTTTTGGTGTTGGAGTTTCTTCTTGTCCAACCACATCTGCTGTCACATTAACAACGGTAACAAGGCCTAGTGGGAAGTATGCTTTGTCTTCTCTTTGGATTTGGATATTGATGAGAGTTTTTCCATTAGGATATTTTTCTAAAATTTGACTCATCGCAAGTTCTACGTTAGGTGCTTTTGTTACAGGAAACATTCCAAGTAAATAGAAGGCGGAATCTTGCCCTGTCCCTTTTCCTAAAATTTTATAATCTGTAGACCGGACTACTGTTGCGGAATCAAATAAATAGATGTCTTTGGGTACATGAGAACCGATGCAACCCATGGCCATTATGGCGGCAGACAAAAAACTTATAAAAATTTTGAGAATGGTAGTTTTCATTTGTGACACTATTTTTTGTTCTTTATCGTAGATTGTGATGAAAAACGAACCAAGTCACCTTTCACAGTGAATCTGTATCTTGTCACTGGGCCAAAAATTGACTTATCATTCCAATAACGAATATTTACTAAAGCATCTCCAGATTCTTCTTCCATTAACTTCCCATACAAATCAGTAATCGGTGGTTCTGTAAGAGGGACTCCAAAAACAATGAAATCGAGAGCATACCATGTAAAAGTTTTCTCTACAGTTTTTGTAGTTTCATAAGGTGTGTTTGGGATTGGTTTGTTGCTTGTGGCGATTCCTACTGAGGAAGAAGCACAATTAACTAAAATAATAGAGAAAATGAGTATAAATGTAATTTTTATAAAATGTTTCATGAGATGGACTCCGTTCGTATCTATATCCCATTTCTTGGCATTTGGTCAATGGATAATTTACGTTAACGTTCATTAACTACTTAACTTGGAATGAACGCTACATATTCCGGAGTGAAATCGGAATGGGTTATAATTTGAGAGCTTCTTTGAGATTCTGTGCGAAGGATCGGCCCACGGGTAAGGTAGTTTCGTCTTCGTTTTTCAATTGGATGGTATAGGATCCACCTTTATCATAACGTAAACTTGTAACAAAATCTAAATTAACCAAAAAACCTTTGTGGATTCTGATGAACCGTTCAGAAGGTAATTTTTCTTCAATTTCTTTTAATAATTTTGAAGTTTCATAATCTTTTTGTGAAGTATGAACCACACAACTTTTGTTATTTGCGGATATAAAATGAATGTCTTGTAATGGTAATAAATACACAGCCGAATCAGATTGAATTTTGAGATGCGTTTTTTTTTCTTCTTTGGATGGATTTGTTTGTTTTGATTCTTGAAGAAAACGAAGTGCTTTATCTACAGATTTTCTAAATCTTTCAAAGGAAAAGGGTTTGAGTAAATAGTCGGTTGCATCCAAATCAAAGGCTTCCACTGCATGTTCGCTATAGGCAGTGGTGATGATGAAAAAGGTAGATTTACCGTGTTCTTTTCGTAAAATATCCATCCCATTCACAGCAGGAAGGTTGATATCCATAAAAACTAAATCAAATTTCTTTTCTTGAAGAAGATTTAATGCTTTGTCTCCACTTTCTGCAATGCCTGCAAGTTTCAGTTCCGAACAGTTCATGATATAATCCATCATGAGCATCCTAGCTGGATATTCATCTTCAATGATTAATACTGAATAGGTGGATGAGTCCATTTTTTTTATGTTACATCAATAAAGAAAAAAGTGACATCATCCTTTAACTCTTCTTCCGAGAATTTTGAGATTTGAACAATAATTTCTTGAGACAATGATTTTATATCCTTGTTTTTTCCTCTTTCTAGAAGATCAAGTATTTTGCTTTCACCAAACAACTTATTTTCGGCGCGAGCTTCTGTAACTCCATCAGTGAAAAAGAAATACCTGTCTCCTGTTTCCATTTTGTGGATCCATTCGCTATATTTAAAAGTTTCTTTCCAACCGATGATGGGGCCTTTTACATTCATTATTTCGAATTTACCCTTGATCCGATTGTAAATCAATGGGTTTGGATGTCCTGCAGAAGAAAAAATAACTGTTTTTTCGTTTGTATCAATGAGTGCACAACAAGCGGTGATAAAATATCGACTTACAAGTGAAGTGAGTGCTTGGTTCATATGTTCCAATACTTCTTTGGGAGAGTTGATGTTTTTGGTTGATTCGCGGAATTGTACTTTTACCATAGAAGATACAAAAGCAGCAGGAACACCGTGTCCAGCAACATCAGCAATTAACAAAAGCAAACGATTGTCATCTAATTCTACCCAATCGTATAAATCACCACCAACTTGTTTCATTGGTAAATATGTTGTATGGATGCGAATGCCAGTCGTATTCGGATGTTCTTTGGGCAAAAGATAACTTTGTAATTGGGATGCAAAAAACAAATCCTGCTCTAAGTCTTCGTTTTTTTCTCTAAGTTCAATGGTTCTTTCATGAACTCGGATTTCTAAGTCTTTGGTTAAAACAGAAAGTTCTTTTTCGTTTTTTGCGTGTCGGTAAGAGATAGCAACACCCGAAAGAATCATTAAAATTAAAAAACCATATTGGGTTAAATAAATATTTTTTCCAGAGGTTACATCGATCATGATATCAACGGTCGCACCTATACAGATACAAATAAATCCTACGGTTAAGAAGTATGCTTCTGCCTTTTTTTCTTTTGCTGCCCGGATGACTCCTCGAACAATAAAAAATACAACGAGCAATAGAGAGAATTCCCAAATTCTTAAAAGTAAAATCCTCGTTGGAATTTCAATATTCCAGGTTTGGAAAAAAGCTAAAGAGAGTAAAAATAAAACTAACAAACGTTCTTTTAAATGGAATTTTGTTTGGAATAAGGAATAACTGAAAAGGAAAATGGAAACAGGGAGTAAGGTTTGTGCTGTGAAAAAAACTTTTAACCAAAAAAGAAAAGAAAAGTTTGTGTATGTATAACTTATATTTAAGAGGGGGAGTCTCCACATAACAAATATGATTGTGGATAGTAAAAGATAAAAATTTGCTTTTGCCTGTCTTTTTAAAACAATTGAAAAAATTTGGTAAGCACCAATCCCAAAAAACAACATGATGAAACAAAAGTCGCGTCCATCTTCATTGATGATGAATTCTTGTAATAAATCATAGTTTCCGATAACTGGAATTTTTCGAAAGATTCCTCCTTGAAAGGTTTTGTTGCGAAAGTGGATTTCGAGTTCTAGATGGTTTAGTTCATTTTCTTTGAGTACGGAACTTGGAATAAAATACAAACGTTTGTAATACCAATTGGGCGAATACAACCCGTCTTCTGTAAAACCGCCTGTTTCTCCGAGTAATACTCCGTTGATGAATAGTTTATCAACTTCCTGAATTCGGTTTAAGTAGATACCAAGTGGTTTGTGATTTGGTTCGTAGTAAAACTCTGTTTTGTAAGTCCCGTGAACTGGTGGGTTTAGACCCTGGAGGGAAAGGCCTTTTCCAACTTGGATGGGTTTTGTTTCCCCTTGGGACGTAAATGTCCAGTCACCAGACATAGTTGTCAGGTTTTGGGAACTTACTTTTAGTGGTTCCGAGGAAAGCGAAAATACTGTAGTAAGTAAAATGGGAAAAATAAATGAGAGGAATCTCATCGGTATCGGCTAAGGATGGTTGCGTACAGAGATAATGCAAGTTGATTTTCCATCCCCCATTCACTTTAGTTATTTTTTTGGAGAGTATCTAGATGACGATCACCCAACTTCGATATATTGTTGCCTTGGATCAGTTCAAAAGTTTTGCAAAAGCCGCCGAACATTGTTTAGTTGCTCAGCCTACACTCAGTTTACAAATTCAAAAAGTGGAACAAGAACTAGGATTCGAACTGTTTGATCGAAAAAAAAATCCGGTCATTACCACAAAATTAGGGAAAGCCGTTGTGGATCAGGCCAAAAATACTTTGAAGGAAGCCGACAAACTTTTTGAGATCGCTGGTCAATGGAAGGATGAACCTGCGGGAAATATTTCCATCGGAATCATCCCAACGGTTAGTAATTATTTAATTCCTTCCATTTACAATCGTTTGCAAACAGAGTTTTCGAAAGTAAACTTTCGTATTTCAGAATTACCCACTCTTTCCATTATCGAAAAATTGGAATCGGAAGAAATTGATTTGGGAATCCTTGCCACTCCGTTAAAAGTTTCAAACATCGTAGAACACCCGCTTTACTATGAGCCCTTTGTTGTTTATTATCCGAAAGATGCCAAAGAAAAGTCTAGTTCCGTATCCATGAAACATATTGAAAAGTATCCTTTACTTGTACTCGGTGAGGAACATTGTTTTCGCCATCAGTCCTTAAAAATCTGCAACCGTAACTCATTGGCTAAAATTGAAAGTGGAAGTGTGGAAACTTTGAAACGAATGGTTGATATGGGAATTGGCGTTACCTTGTTGCCAAAGTTGTCTGTAGATTCATCTTCCAAACGAATTGTTCCTTTTGATTCTCCGGAACCGGCCAGGGAAATTAGTTTGGTTTACAAAAAAGGTTTTTACAAAACGAAAATTCTAAAAAAACTAACGAGTTTGATTTTGAATGTAATTCCAAAAGACTACCATTCGAAGGAAAAATTCAAAATCATTGGAGTGTCACTCAACCAAGATTAACGCTAAAATAGCTTAATAGTTTTTATAAATCTTTGCATTTATAGTATTTATTTTACAAATGATCCGATTTGGGCTATATTCTTCTTAACAACAAAGGAGGATATTCAATGTCCAATATCAACACTCAAATTCCAGACTTCACTACGGAAGCTTTCCATAACGGTGCTTTTAAAAAAATTAGCAAAAAAGACGTTCTTGGAAAATGGTCCGTATTTGTTTTTTATCCGGCAGATTTTACTTTTGTTTGCCCTACTGAACTTGGCGACGTGGCAGACTACTATGCAGAACTCCAAAAAATGGGAGTGGAAGTGTATTCCGTTTCTACTGATACACATTTTGTTCACAAAGCATGGCATGAAGCAAGTGACACAATCAAAAAAATCAAATTTCCAATGCTCGGTGATGCTTCAGGAAAGATCACTCGTGGATTTGGAATTATGATTGAAGAAGATGGTCAAGCACTTCGAGGAACCTTCGTTGTGAACCCAGAAGGTGTGATCAAAACTGCTGAAATCCATGATTTAGGAATTGGACGTTCTGCTGAGGAACTAGTTCGTAAAGTGCAAGCAGCTCAATATGTTGCGAACAACGACGGCGAAGTTTGTCCAGCAAAATGGAAACCAGGTAATTCCACTTTGAAGCCAGGTCTTGACTTGGTAGGAAAAATCTAAACTAAATTAGGCGGGGTAAAACCCGCCTAAATCGGGAGGTTATTATGTTAGATGAATCAACAAAGGAACAAGTAAAACAATATTTCGAAAGAATTAAAAATCCGGTAAACATTCGTTTGTTTTCGGGAGATCATGAAAAAAGAGGGGAGTTGGTAGAATTTTTAAACGATATCGTATCACTCAGTTCTATGATCACTTTAGAAAATTCAAACGATAAAAATGATGGCCTTCGATTTGCAATTGTTGCAGAAGGAAAACCAACAGGAATTGAATTTTCTGGAATTCCTATGGGTCATGAATTCACTTCTCTCATTTTGGCAATTTTGCAGTCCGGTGGAAATCCAATTAAATTGGAAGAAGGGATTTTATCTGCAGTTTCCAAACTAACAGAACCTTTACATTTTGAAACATTTATCTCTTTAGATTGTCATAACTGTCCTGAAGTGGTGCAGACACTTAACAGTTTCTCATTGGTAAATCCTTCTATCTCTCACAATATGATTGATGGAGCTATGTATCCTGAACTTGTGAAAGAAAAAAATATCCAAGGTGTTCCTGCAGTTTTTCTAAATGGAAAACGTTTTCTTTCTGGAAAGGCAGAAGCTTCGGTTATTTTTGATAAACTTTTAGAATTGTATTCCATTCCCGAATCCAAAACCGAAAATTCTGAAATTACAAATCCAACAGAAATTTATGACGTAACTGTCATTGGTGGTGGGCCTTCCGGTGTAACGGCTGCCGTTTATTCGGCTAGAAAAGGATTAAACACCCTTGTCATTGCTGATAGGTTAGGTGGTCAAGTTAAAGACACTTTAGGAATTGAGAACATCATTTCGATACCTTATACAACTGGGCCAGAACTTACGAATGTATTGTCAGAACAGTTAGAGAAAAATCAAATTCGTAAAAAAGAAAATGTTCGTGTATTAAAAATTGAACCAGGGAAATTGAAAACCATTCATTTAAATACAGGGGAACGAATTCTTACAAAAACGATCATTCTTTCTACCGGTGCTAAATGGCGAGAACTTGGTGTCCCAGGAGAAAAAGAATTTGTGGGAAAAGGTGTTGCGTATTGCCCTCATTGTGATGGCCCATTTTTTAAAGACAAAGATGTGGCTGTGGTTGGCGGTGGTAACTCTGGTGTGGAAGCAGCTCTTGATCTCAGTGGGATAGTAAAATCAGTCACCTTGATTGAGTTTGGTGATAAACTCAATGCGGATAAGGTGTTACTGGATAAGGTTGCGGCATCTTCCAATATCAAAACCTTAGTTAAAGCCCAAACTATGGAAATCCAAACGAATACAGAAAAAGTAACAGGTCTTATTTACAAAGATAGGAGTTCTGAAAAATCAGAAACCATTCCGTTGGAAGGAGTTTTTGTTCAGATCGGACTTGTACCAAACAGTAGTTTTGTGAAGGATTTGGTTGCAACCAATCGTTTTGGAGAAATTTTAGTAGATGAAAAATGTAAAACCAATGTGGATGGGATTTTTGCTTGTGGGGATGTGACAAACACACCTTATAAACAAATCATCATTGCGATGGGTGAAGGTGCAAAGGCTGCGATTAGTGCTTTTGAATATCTTTTACACGCGGCTTGAAGATAACCATTTTTCCACTGTATTATAAAGATCGACGGAGGAAATCGGTTTGGTTAGAAAGTCATCCATTCCCGATTCCATCGCCGTATCTTTCACAGAAAAAAAAGCTCCCGCTGTCAATGCGACGATGGGAGTTCTGCGATCTAATTTTTTTTCTAAGGTTCTAATTTCAACAGATGCCGTATAACCGTCCATCACCGGCATTTGTAAGTCCATAAAAATAAGGTCTGGTATTTTTTTCTGGAACTGGTTTAAGGCATCAGCTCCATCAACAGCATATCTCAATTGAATGTTGGGATATCTTTTTAATAACATTTTCGATAGTAATCTTTTGTTTAAATCATTATCTTCCACTATTAAAATATCATTTTGGATCAGATTGTTTTCGACGATGATGGATTCGTCAGGTGTTGATTGTTTTTCTTCAAATAAATTGGAAGATACAGATCCTGAAGAATTTACATGTAAGGTTAATACAAAATAAAAGGTACTTCCTTTCCCGAGTTCACTTTCGAATCGTAAATGGGAATTCATTTTTTGAATGAGTTCACTTGTAATAGTGAGACCAAGCCCCGTTCCTCCATACTTTCTTGTGATGGATGTGTCGGCTTGCGAAAAGGAATCAAATAGTTTTGTTTGTGAACTGATATCAATTCCGATTCCGGTATCAGCAACAGAGAATTCAATATCAATAATATCATCAGACCCTTTGATTGGTTTTACAGAAACTACTACTTCTCCTTCATGAGTAAACTTAATTGCATTCCCAATTAAATTGGAAAGCACTTGTCTCACACGTAAAGGATCTAAAGAAACAAATTTAGGGAGTGCCGGATCTAAATTTAGTTTTAAAAGAATGGCTTGAGAAGCTGCTGAAATTTGGAAAAGATCTACCGTTGACCGGACTAAATCGATGAGATCTGTACTAATCAGTTCCAGATCCATTTTACCCGAATCAATTTTTGAAAAATCTAGGATTTGATTCACTAAAGATAACAAACTTTTTCCAGATAGGTAAATACTTCGTAAATATTCCTTTTGTTCGTCGGTAAGTGATGCGTGTAATAGAAGTTCTGTGAAACCAATGATTCCATTGAGTGGGGTTCTAATTTCATGACTCATATTGGCCAAAAAGTTACCTTTTGCCAAGTTGGCTGCTTCAGCCATTTCTTTTGCTTTTCGCAAAGTATATTCTATCTTTTTGATTTCAGTAAGATCGGAATTGGAACCAACCATTCTAATTTTATTACCGGAGGCATCTCTTTGGATATAACATCGAGATAAAACATGAGCATAATTTCCTTTTCTTTTTTTCATTTGAAAACTAAACTCAAAAGTTTCTCTTTGTGAATGCATGATGTTATCTAAAAATTCGGATACCCACTCCTGATCATCAGGATGGATTAAACTTTTCCAATAACTGATTTGGACATTTTCTGGTTTTTCATCGTTACCAAATTCTAACCACCATCTTCTCGAATAAATAACCGAATCGTTTGTTAGGTCCCAATCAAACCAACCATCAGAACTAACTTCCAAAATTAAGGCATAGCGTTCGTTAGATTCTTTTAGTGCACTTTCTGCACGTTTTTGTTCTGTAATGTCTTTACTTGCGCCAATGATAAATTTAAATTTCCCATCAACTTCGATAGGAGTGAGAGCTGTAGTCCAAACTTTTGTGCCCGCTGGCATCGGTATACTTTCTTCATAGGAAATTGTAGATTTTGCTTTTATGGCATTTCTAAAATTTTTGATAATAGGTGCACCTAACACCTCACCCAAAAGATCAATGGGAGTTTTGCCTTGGATCAAAGTTTGTGAGACACCAGTAGCTTTTTCGTAAGCAGAATTAATTCTGCGGATTACAAAATCTCCCGTATCGATGATTTCCACAAGAAACATGGAATCTTGGCTTCCATTAAAAAGTATATTGTTTTCGAGTAATAGTTGTTTTATGTCTAAAGATTCGTTTTTGATAAAATCTTGTAAAAAAAGTAATTCAGAAATGTCTGTGACCATTCCATCAAATCGTAAAACTTTTCCGGATTCATCTCGAATCAATCGACCTTGGCTTTGAACAAATTTGATTTGGTTGTCTTTTGTTAGGATTCGGTATCGGATTCGAAACTTATCATTTTGGTTTAACGAATCTAGCGCCTGTTTGACTATCTGTGTATCTTCTGGGTGGATCATTTTCCACCAAGCACCTAATTCTTGTTTGAAAAAATCAATGGGATACCCACTGAGAGTTTCCACAGAAGGACTGACATAAATAATTTTTAATTCAGGAAAACTAGCCGAAAAAACTACCTCCTCCATGGCGGAGAGAATTTGCATTTCCAATGAAGGAGGAGGAGTTTGCATACCACCCATTCGACGAAAAATTTTTGGGAATTTACTAACTAAATTATGATTTTCTAATAAGAAATGGGAGGGCTAATTTGGGGGTGAATTTGTTGTAACTCATTCCCAGAAAGTCCGTTTGGTTGAGGATCCGAAATTCATCAATGAAGAATGGCCAAGGAAAGGGAGCATTTTTGGTATATTCCAGAATGAGGCTTGGTTTTTCGTCAATTTTTGATTTTCCTATGGATAAATTCATGGGATAACGCATTTGGAACTCGGTTTTGTTAGGGGGTAAAAACAAATTGTAGGCAATTTCTGAGCCATCAAACGATTTCCCCCACCAGTGCCGAAACGACATAAAATTCAAACTGAAACTAGCACCCGTTTGGAACCACTTGGGGCCAATCCATTCTGCTTTAAAATTTCCAACCGGAAACGATTCAGGTGCTTTTAATTCTAAAAATTGTTTTTTGATTTGAATGAGAGACATCGTCATCAATCAAATTGCAAAAAACCAAAAGCATAGCGAAAATTCCGATAGATTTAAAAAAATATGGAAAGATTTTCCATTTCATTCAGGAAAGTGTTGGCAAGAGGAGGTGTCCATCATAGAACAGAGAACATTCGAATTGCGGAGTTCTCATGCGTAAGTTGGTATTGGCTTTTAGTTTATTATTTTTCCTTGGCTCTTGTAATTCCATCACTGGACTTTTTCGATCCATCAAACGAGTCATTTTTCCAAGTAGTTGTCGCATTGAAGTCAAACTCGACACAACAGATCTCAAATACTTAGAGGATCTTTGGGACTACCAAATTTTGGTATCAGAAGATACCAACTTAAAAGAACTCGCTTCCGCAGTAGAAATTTTACCCAAACCGTCCAATCCAAAAACAGAATTTTCCGATTATGTAAGTCGTGATTTTTCTTTAGATCATTGGAACTTTGATCCAGGTGTTGCTTATGAAATTAAAATTGGAAAATTTTATGCAGAGAACGATTGTTTCTTAGAGACACCAGTTAGTTTCAAACTTCCCGTGATGGCAAAAAAACCATCCTTCTATTTATCACGGGAAAATATTTTTGAATCCAATTTAAACAAAGTCCTTCCTATCTCTATTTCGAATGTCCCTGAATTTGAAATTCGTTCTGCAGAATTGTCTATCCCTGTTTTAGTGAATGCAGTGGCAACACTAGGCAATCGTTATTATGATTTTGAAAGCCAACTGAATTGGAAAAAAACAGTATGGAAGTCGGGGATCAAAGTGAACTCTTTTGGAAACCAAGGGATGGATATTGATCCCTATTTCGGTTCCAAACCAAACACTAAGGCATGGATTGCTTTTCAGTTAGGTGCTAAAGTCATTGGAGAAAACAACAAAGAGGAATTCAAAAAAGAATCCATTTTTTTACAATCGACTAATCTAGGAATCACAACAAAATTAGATCCTAATACCCTCCATGTATGGGTACATTCTCTATCAAAAGCAGAGCCAGTCGCAAATACAAATATGAGTTTGTATGAGAAAGGCAGTCTTCGTGGGACTTGTAAAACGGATAAAGATGGTCATTGTACTTTGCCGACAATCAATGACACAAAATCTCTCGAAAAATCAGTGTTAATTGCAGAAGATTCTTCTGGAGATAAAACCTTTCTTCATTTTAATGAAACACATATTGACGGTTATAGTGACTATTATTCAGAAAATAATGTAAAAGGAAAAATTTACTTTGATCGAAAACTTTATCGTCCGGGTGATCGAGTAGAAATTAAAGCAGTCCTTGCTGATCGAAAAAATGGAAGTCTAGTTCCTTATGCTTCTAAATCGGTAAACTTACAAATTCGTGATTCCCGCGGAAAGGATATATCCAATACAAATTTAAGTTCTACAGGGCAGGGCGGCGTATACGCTGGATATACGATTCCTTCAGATGCACCACTTGGTCATTATTCAGTTTCGGTTTACGTTCCTGGCAAATCCTATTCTGTAACTTATGATACCTTCCAAGTAGAAGAGTTCCGTCCCGTAAATTTTATGGTGAATGTGAATTTGGCAAATGCTGTTAACAGAGACCAAAATGTAAAAGGTGCTGTCGAAGGTAAGTATATGTTTGGGGCTCCAATGGGAGGAGCAAAGGTCAGTTATTCGGTATTAAAAAGAAAAAGATATATCAACTTTGACTCTTTTTCGAATTACGATTTTTCGGATACATGGTATGATTATGAGGATGAATATTCTGATAGTAATTCAGATTATATAACTGGATCGGAAGGAGTTTTAGACAGTAAAGGTTTATATAGTTTAGATATCCCCGTTCAAAACTTAACTCGTAAGTTTGTGACTGATGGCGAAGATATAGAAATTGCCGATCCTTTTAATTTAGTGGTAGAGTCTTCCGTATTTGATGTAGACGGAAAATCAGTCACCAAGTCTTCCAGTATCCCTTACAACCCATCAGAATCTTATGTTGGTTTAAAATGTAATGATAGATACCAATCTTTAGATAAACCATTTCAATTTGGTGCGGTATCTGTCAACTTACAAGGTAAAGCTGTTGCCGGTGTGGAACTAAAAGCATATATCATTTATAATGATTGGACTTCCGTTTTGTCTAAAGGTCTTGGGAAATTTTTCTTTCGTAGCAACCAACTAACGAAAAAAATTGTGGAAGTTAAAAAGTTGGTATCGAAAGTCGAAGGCGTTTCTTTCGATTATCGTGCAAAAGATCCAGGTAGTTATACTATTTTAGTTTTGAATAAGGATAAGGTTTTTTCGCGAGTTGATTTTTATGCTTACGAAAAGGAATCATATTATACTTGGGACTTTCGTGGAGACGACTCCATTGAATTACGTACCGATAAACAAGAATACAAAATTGGAGATAAGGCAAAAATTCTAATCAAATCTCCACTTCAGAATTCTCGAGTGATTGTGACTGTAGAAAGAGATTCTGTATATTTCAAAAAATCATTTTTGATGAAAGGAAATAGTGCACCTCTTGAAATTCCAATTGAAGAGTCCTATCTCCCGAATGTGGATGTCAATGTTGTTATGTTATCAGGAAGGTTGCCGGTTCCCGAAGGCCTTTCCTCTGATGATATCAAAGAATTTAACGAACAAGACTTAGGTGCTCCGAAAGCAAAAACGGGATCAGTCACTTTAAAGATTAATTTGGCTTCTAGAACGGCACCTGTAGTGATCAAAACAGACAAACAGGAATACCAACCGAGAGAACAAGTAAAACTATCAATCCAAACAAATCCTGGAGCAGAGTTGACTGTCTCAGTTGCCGATCGAGGTGTTTTGGATTTGGTGGGTTATTCCTTCCAAAGCCCAGTCCAAATGTTCTATCAATATTGGTATAATATTGTCAAAACCTTTGAACTTCGTAGTATGATCATCAAACATTATATATACGAGAACAAAGGTGATAGTCCTGGAGGAGATTACGGCGAAGACTCAGGTGGTGGGTTCTCTGCAGAATCCGAATCTGGGGCAAGGAAAGATTTTCGTTATACTGCTTATTGGAATCCAGTTGTGATTGCCGATAGTAATGGAAACGCCGACTTAAGTTTTGTTTTACCAGACAACCTAACTACGTTTAGGGTGATGGTGGCTTCCTCTGCCAATGGAAAATTTGGAGCTTCCAATTCTGAATTTATTGTTAAAAAGAACCTGGTTCTACAAAAAACGGTAGCAAGGTTCATTCGTGTTGGCGATAGTTTAGAATTAGGTGGTAGTATTACTAATAACACCAAGAAAAAAGGAAAATTTAAATACAAAATCGATTCAAAATTTTTATC
Coding sequences:
- the ahpC gene encoding alkyl hydroperoxide reductase subunit C, with the protein product MSNINTQIPDFTTEAFHNGAFKKISKKDVLGKWSVFVFYPADFTFVCPTELGDVADYYAELQKMGVEVYSVSTDTHFVHKAWHEASDTIKKIKFPMLGDASGKITRGFGIMIEEDGQALRGTFVVNPEGVIKTAEIHDLGIGRSAEELVRKVQAAQYVANNDGEVCPAKWKPGNSTLKPGLDLVGKI
- the ahpF gene encoding alkyl hydroperoxide reductase subunit F, whose product is MLDESTKEQVKQYFERIKNPVNIRLFSGDHEKRGELVEFLNDIVSLSSMITLENSNDKNDGLRFAIVAEGKPTGIEFSGIPMGHEFTSLILAILQSGGNPIKLEEGILSAVSKLTEPLHFETFISLDCHNCPEVVQTLNSFSLVNPSISHNMIDGAMYPELVKEKNIQGVPAVFLNGKRFLSGKAEASVIFDKLLELYSIPESKTENSEITNPTEIYDVTVIGGGPSGVTAAVYSARKGLNTLVIADRLGGQVKDTLGIENIISIPYTTGPELTNVLSEQLEKNQIRKKENVRVLKIEPGKLKTIHLNTGERILTKTIILSTGAKWRELGVPGEKEFVGKGVAYCPHCDGPFFKDKDVAVVGGGNSGVEAALDLSGIVKSVTLIEFGDKLNADKVLLDKVAASSNIKTLVKAQTMEIQTNTEKVTGLIYKDRSSEKSETIPLEGVFVQIGLVPNSSFVKDLVATNRFGEILVDEKCKTNVDGIFACGDVTNTPYKQIIIAMGEGAKAAISAFEYLLHAA
- a CDS encoding hydrogen peroxide-inducible genes activator, coding for MTITQLRYIVALDQFKSFAKAAEHCLVAQPTLSLQIQKVEQELGFELFDRKKNPVITTKLGKAVVDQAKNTLKEADKLFEIAGQWKDEPAGNISIGIIPTVSNYLIPSIYNRLQTEFSKVNFRISELPTLSIIEKLESEEIDLGILATPLKVSNIVEHPLYYEPFVVYYPKDAKEKSSSVSMKHIEKYPLLVLGEEHCFRHQSLKICNRNSLAKIESGSVETLKRMVDMGIGVTLLPKLSVDSSSKRIVPFDSPEPAREISLVYKKGFYKTKILKKLTSLILNVIPKDYHSKEKFKIIGVSLNQD
- a CDS encoding LIC20211 family lipoprotein; translated protein: MKHFIKITFILIFSIILVNCASSSVGIATSNKPIPNTPYETTKTVEKTFTWYALDFIVFGVPLTEPPITDLYGKLMEEESGDALVNIRYWNDKSIFGPVTRYRFTVKGDLVRFSSQSTIKNKK
- a CDS encoding SpoIIE family protein phosphatase is translated as MRFLSFIFPILLTTVFSLSSEPLKVSSQNLTTMSGDWTFTSQGETKPIQVGKGLSLQGLNPPVHGTYKTEFYYEPNHKPLGIYLNRIQEVDKLFINGVLLGETGGFTEDGLYSPNWYYKRLYFIPSSVLKENELNHLELEIHFRNKTFQGGIFRKIPVIGNYDLLQEFIINEDGRDFCFIMLFFGIGAYQIFSIVLKRQAKANFYLLLSTIIFVMWRLPLLNISYTYTNFSFLFWLKVFFTAQTLLPVSIFLFSYSLFQTKFHLKERLLVLFLLSLAFFQTWNIEIPTRILLLRIWEFSLLLVVFFIVRGVIRAAKEKKAEAYFLTVGFICICIGATVDIMIDVTSGKNIYLTQYGFLILMILSGVAISYRHAKNEKELSVLTKDLEIRVHERTIELREKNEDLEQDLFFASQLQSYLLPKEHPNTTGIRIHTTYLPMKQVGGDLYDWVELDDNRLLLLIADVAGHGVPAAFVSSMVKVQFRESTKNINSPKEVLEHMNQALTSLVSRYFITACCALIDTNEKTVIFSSAGHPNPLIYNRIKGKFEIMNVKGPIIGWKETFKYSEWIHKMETGDRYFFFTDGVTEARAENKLFGESKILDLLERGKNKDIKSLSQEIIVQISKFSEEELKDDVTFFFIDVT
- a CDS encoding LytR/AlgR family response regulator transcription factor, producing MDSSTYSVLIIEDEYPARMLMMDYIMNCSELKLAGIAESGDKALNLLQEKKFDLVFMDINLPAVNGMDILRKEHGKSTFFIITTAYSEHAVEAFDLDATDYLLKPFSFERFRKSVDKALRFLQESKQTNPSKEEKKTHLKIQSDSAVYLLPLQDIHFISANNKSCVVHTSQKDYETSKLLKEIEEKLPSERFIRIHKGFLVNLDFVTSLRYDKGGSYTIQLKNEDETTLPVGRSFAQNLKEALKL